The Hydrogenispora ethanolica genomic sequence GGCCATAATCTTTTGCTCGCTGGGATTCAAAACGTCGGCTTCCGCGGCGGCTACTTCGGCGGTTTCCAGTTGGGGTATGGATAATTCCGCGAGAATATCCCGATAATCTTCGACCAATTTAGCGCCTTGGCGAAGCAATTTATGTGGACCTTTACTTCCATCATTTCCAATGTTGCCGGGAACGGCAAATACTTCACGTCCCTGTTCCAAGGCAAAACCCGCCGTAATCAAGGAGCCGCTGTCTTGGGTGGCTTCAACCACAACCACTCCCAAGCTCAAGCCGCTGATGATCCGGTTTCGGGCTGGAAAGTTCGATGCCAATGGCGGTGTTCCCAACGGATATTCGCTAATCACCGCGCCGTGAGCAGCAATTTGTTCCATCAGTTCCCCATTTTCACTCGGATACACGATATTCAATCCGCATCCTAACACGGCGATAGTCCGGCCTTGTGCCGCCAAAGCGCCGCGATGAGCTTCGGAATCAATGCCGCGCGCCATGCCGCTGACAATTGTGAGGCCTTGATGGCTGAGATTCATCGCCAGTTCACCGGCGATGTACTCTCCCTGTGGCGTTGGATTCCTCGTTCCGACGATAGCAACGGCCATATCGTCGCCATGAGCGAAATATCCTTTAGTGTAAAGCACCGGAGGCGGATCGGCAATTTTTTTAAGAGGAGCCGGATAATTGTCCTCCGGATAGCAGATAACGCGAAACCCGAATTGCTGTACGAGCCTTAATTCACGCTCTGGATCCCAGGACCGCAGTCTCTGGAGCGCGGCTACGGTTTTCTCTCCAATGATTGGTAATAACCGTTCCGGCGGAGAGTGCCAGGCATCTTTCATATTTCCGAATTCTTCAAGCAATTTAAAGAATCGAATGGAGCCAATCCCGGGCATCCGGTTCCAGCGCAACCAATATTTCAGCTCTTCCGTATTCACATTGCCACCCCCATAAGAATTATTCGTGGCAAATTATACCATTCCTGCTTCTGGTGGGCGAGGTTTATGAATTTTGGAAGAGCCTTAACTTTAGTTGCCAGCATGATTCGGTTGGTTTCTCAAATACTATCATCAGCTAGACACTGCCGGAAACGGAGCATTGAAGGAGCTGTTGGTTATGGAACAAGACCGCGATCACATTTATCTCTGTCCGCGCTGCGGGGTGGATACTCTTCATTATATTGTGAACCATAAAAATGACGTTTTCGGGATTGTTTGTTCCAATTGCCACACTCCTTCCCTGGTCCGGAAGGAAATACTCACCTATCATCAATTAAAATGGGAGGATGAGCTGAGGCTCATCCTGAATAATCTGGAAAATCCTTTCGATGAACACTAAAAGTTAAACTTCCATGATGATTGGCAGAATCATCGGACGACGTTTCATTCGGCCATAGAGGTGTTTACCAAGAATTTCCCGAATTTGGTTTTTCATTGTTGCCCAATCCGCGTTTTGCGAACAATTTTCGATAGCTTGCTTTACTTTCTCTTTTGCTTCCTCGATCAACTCTTCGGATTCACGGACGTAGACAAAACCGCGCGAGACGATATCGGGTCCGGCAACAATTCTGCTGCTCTCCTTATCGATGGTCACGACCACAATTAGAATTCCGTCCTGCGAAAGTTGTTTGCGATCCCGCAATACGATATTCCCGACATCCCCGACGCCCAGCCCATCTACAAATACCTTTCCGGAAGCTACTTTGCTGGCAATCCGGATTTTTTCACGGGTCACTTCGATCATATCGCCATTCTCGGCGATCACTACATTCTCACTGTCAATTCCGAGTTCCACTGCCAGGTGGGCATGCTGTACCAAATGGCGGTATTCTCCGTGCACCGGCACGAAATATCTGGGACGCACCAAATTCAGCATTAATTTTTGTTCTTCTTGACTGGCGTGACCCGAAACATGAATTCCGGAATCCGATTCATAGATAACCGTGGCTCCCTGTTTGAACAGATGATTGATGGTCCGGGCAACTAATTTCTCATTGCCTGGGATGGTCGAAGCCGAAATTAACACGGTATCTCCGGGAACGATATTGATTTTACGGTGATCCGAGGTTGCCATCCGGGTGAGCGCCGACATCGGCTCCCCTTGGGTTCCGGTGGTGATGATGGCAACTCGGTTCGCCGGGTAGCGATCGATCTCATCGATGTCCACCAACAATCCTTCCGGTACCTTTAAATAGCCCAAATCCATGGCAATAGAAGCCACGTTGATCATGCTTCGTCCCACCAAGGCCACCTTGCGCTCATGGTGAAAAGCGGTGTCCATAATCTGCTGCACCCGGTGGATGTTCGAAGCAAAAGTGGCGACCAAAATTCTTCCCGGGGCTTGGACAAAAAGTTCGTTGAAAGTCTTATTCAGTTCCCGTTCGGAAGGGGTATAGCCTTCGCGTTCCACATTGGTGCTGTCGGATAGGAGCACTAATACTCCTTTATCCCCCAATTCGGCCAATTTTCGAAAGTCGGTGACTTTCCCGTCGACCGGAGTATGGTCAAATTTAAAATCGGCAGTATGCAAAATCACCCCAACCGAAGTGTGAATGGCGAGAGCGGTTACATCGGCAATGCTATGATTCACGTGGATAAACTCCACTGAGAAATTACCGATTTTTACCTCATCACCCGCCTTAACACATACGGTACGGACGTCGCGGACCATATTGTGTTCTTCGAACTTTCCTTTTGCCAGCCCCAGAGTGAGTTTGGTCCCGTAAATCGGAACGTTCAACTGTTTGAGAACGTAAGGCAGCGCCCCAATATGATCCTCATGACCGTGCGTCAAGAGGATTCCTTTCACCCGCTCCCGATTGTCGACCAAATACGATATATCCGGTATGACTAGATCAATTCCCAACATATCCTCATCCGGAAATGCCAAACCGGCATCAATGACTAAGATCTCACGGTTGCACTCAACCGCCATCATGTTCTTGCCAATCTCGCCCAAACCTCCGAGCGGGATCAACAAAACACGGTCTTGCTTGTTAAAAAGACCCAATAAAAAAAACACCTCCACTTGTGCTGTACAGATCGGTTGGTCTCAATATGTTTTCGGGTTTTCTCCGCAGGGTTACCCGGTACCCCTTCAAAAGAACCTAAACTTTGCCGTTCCAAAATGCCGCACATTTTTATTAAAATTAATTATAGCGGATTTATTCTTCGTATACAAGTAAATATCAGGTCATAATTTTGTCTCGTCCATATCTCAAATTTTCAAAAATAATGACTCCTTGACCCCGGCACCCCCCTACTTAGTTAAATTCCGGGGAAGGATCGACTTCGGGAATATTTTGCACCTTCGGGCGATAAAATAAACTCGCATTCAGTCAAGTGAGGTGAAAACATGGACCACCGTTCCAGTGAAAAATACGATATTATTGCCCAGGAGTGCGGCGGATATGAACCGATTCTTTCCAAAAACCTCGCTTCCAGTTTTGAGTATGGTCAAACGGAAGACGCAGGTTGCGACACCTGCGTCAATTTTCACAACGGTTCTTGCGATATTTATAAAAACGAGGCCGGGTATTAATGATGAGGCTGTTGAGAAACTTGTTTGGCAGCTTCAATGATCATCCGCAACGCATCGGCACGAACTTGACGATCTTCGCGGGAAAGTTTTGCAAAGACTTCTCCTTCGGGGCTGACCGCATATCTGCCGCGCAAGTTGGAAAGGGCGATGGCCACAGTATCGACCCGGCAACGATCACAAGCGCAAAATTCCGGATGTTGTCGATGAAACTCCTCAAAAATTTCCACAACGACATCCTCCATATAGTTTTTTAAACTCATGACTCCTCCCCACCCCTTTTTCTCTTTTGATTACGCTTGATAAGTCTCCAAGACCTGACGCATTTTGGCGATGGGCGCCTCCCGGTCAAGCCACAATGAAAAACTTTGCGCCCCTTGATAGAGTAACAACGATAGGCCTGTCAGCGTCGGACAACCCGCCTGGCGAGCTTCGTTGATGAGCCGGGTATCCCCTTTGCGGTATACCAGATCATAAACAAGCAGCCGCTCGTGAAATAATTTTGACTGGACCAAGGAAGCATCTTCATGCAATCCCACGGATGTCGTGTTGATCAAGAGCTGAAACCGGCTCCAATCCAATGCTTCCAATTGGTCCAATCTGGCGAGGATTACTTCAAACCCGGTCCGGTCGCGAACTTGATCCCGCAAATCGGCCACACGTTTTGGATCACGATTGACAACGGTTATCGAACGGACATTGGAAGCGACAAGCCGATAAAGCAGTGCCGCCGCCGAGCCTCCCGCCCCCAGCATCAAGATGTTCTTTCCGGTCGGATCAAATTGGCCGTCTTCCCGCAACGACTGGATAAAGCCGCTCCCGTCGGTGCTGGTGCCGATTAAGCGGCCGTTCCGGTTCATAATGGTATTCACGGAACCGCTCTGTAAAGAATCACCCACAATCTCATCCAACTCCGGGATAACCGCCTGTTTAAGGGGAATTGTCAAATTAATTCCCTGAATGCCGAGGGCTCTAATCCCTTGGACTGCAGCGGGCAGCTGAGAAAGCGTTACGTGAAAGGGCAAATACACACCGTTTACGTTCAATTCGGCAAATGCCGCATTCTGCATAACCGGTGACAGACTATGGGCCACCGGATCTCCAAAAACGCCATAGACGGCCGTACTTCCCGTGATTCGCTGTTGATTCATAATCCTTCCATGTTGCGTAAACTATCGATGCCGCAACAAATTTCTTAAACGCCCGGATAGGTTGCGACATATTTCCTTTATTCATAAGATGAAAAAATTTGTCATTCATAACCGGCTTACAGGATATGAAAGTACTCATCTTATATAGCTTGAAGCAACACGAACTCCTTCACATTTGTTCGGGTTCCTATTAAAACATTCATCCCTACCAAAGAAAGAATTCGGAGATTTTTGGTAAATTCCTTCTTTCGGAACCCCGATACTTTTCAGGGAGATTACGGTACTCACCGAAAAGGATGTTCGGCGGACCCATCCCGGATAGAAAAAACCACCGTCGCACGGTGGTTGAAATTTTATCCAAAATGGATCAATTGAAGCTGGTTTTATATTTGTACCGTCAAGGCGGTGGTGTATATCCGAGAGGAATCATCAGCCAAATTGTCGTCGACCATTACTTTCGCATGGATTTTCCGGGTCAACGCATAACTGGCGCCCAGGCGCAGGTTCTCGCTGGACCAATCATCCGCCTTCATGGTCACCTCACCACCGAGGCGCAATTTGGAGCCCAATTGCAGGCTGGCGCCAGGGGTAATCATCATCTCATCATCCGTGGCTTTTCCCGTTTCAACGTTGAGATAACCATATAAGAAATTGAAGTTGGTCCAGACGGATAAACCGTACATCGGAATGTTTTGCTCACCCAGGTCATAACCGAGATAAGCGGTATAACCCATGGTCTTATTGTGCCGCGGGTTAAAGTAAGCTTTTACCAATGTCTGGCGGTCCGATTGGTTGACATTCCGCAGCTCACCCGCTAAGGTGATAGATGGAGCGATTCCGTAACTCACTTCTGCATTGAAAGCCTTGTCTTCCTGATCGGGCTGGTTAAAACGGGCGGAGAGATCGATTCCCAACCCGGCAGGAGGCAGTGTTCTGCCGTTTTCCGCGCCAAAAGTGTAAGGGTTGGCAAGAGCAGCCACAGCTGAAGATGTGAGTAGGATGAGAGCAGCGATAGTTGCCAGGATCGTTTTTTTGAACAACCGTAAACACTCCTTATTTTGTATTAAGCGACTGTCTTCGTCACTACAATCGACGGTACGCGTCGCCTTACCCTAGCTTTCTACAAGGAATGCTCCGGTCCCTGCCGTGATCATCTGTTAAACCAGGCAATCCGAACCAAACCAGTTTTCTTTTACCGTTTCATTTTGTACCATAGTCCCATTCCTACTAGTTCCTAAATCCCATAATCTATAGATGTCTTGTCTGATTCTATTTTTCGCATGTGTCGCAATTCCTGGCGGATAGATAATTCGCCAATATCTGGAGGTGATACAATGAACTATCATGCTGCCGCTCCCCCACAATTCGGAATGCCGCTTCCGCAATGGAATGGCTGGCAGCCGTCCGGCGATCCAATGGCGGTTGCCGAAATCGCTGGTGGTCCCCTCGCACCCGATATCCGCGGTCTAGTTTTATTTCAAGATGTCCCGGGCGGGACATGGGTTTCAGTAAACGTCTCCGGACTCCCTCCTTACCGGCCAGCCAGCGGGAACCAGGCGCCCATCGGCCCTCATGGGTTTCACATTCATGAAACCGACTCGTGCGCTCCCGGCGACCCAACCAATCCTTTTCAGGGCGCCGGCGAACACTGGAATCCAACCCGGCAGCCTCATGGAAATCACGCCGGTGATTTCCCAGCGCTCTTTTCCAACAACGGCCGGGCCCTCATGGGCTTTTTCACGGACCGCTTCCGGGTTGATGAAGTCATCGGCCATTCCGTCATCATTCATCAAAATCCCGATGACTATCGCAGTCAACCGGCGGGGGCGTCCGGAAAACGCTTAGCATGCGGCGTGATTCGGCCTTACCCGTCCCAATAAACCTGAATCCTCAAAAGATCGCTTTATTTTCATCGTAATGATTGTCCAAAGGATATTTTTCTGGTATATATTTTAAGGGAGATTCCAGGCAAGCTTCTTCATGTCGGGCATTTCATGTTGCCAATACCGTATTCGGCGCGTAATCCTCGGAGCAGGCGGGCAAAACGATTTTTCGACACCCGCCTGTCTTTATATGCCCCTCCCAAAACAGTTTTATGGAGGATACACTGTATATGACCCTGATCGAACTTTATAAAAATGCCTATCACCAGCTCCATACCCAAACGCCGTTGCGGACCGATTGCGGCCGCCTCTGCAACCGGGCTTGCTGCCAAGAAAATGACGAAGATCTGGGTATGTACCTGTTCCCGGGTGAAGCGGAGCTGCTTCTCGCCGCGGATTTTCTGCGCATTGAACCAACCGACCTGCAATATCTCCCCGGCAAAAACGTCTATTTCGCCTCCTGCAACAGCCAGTGCCGACGCTCGCAACGCCCGCTGGCCTGCCGCATCTTCCCGCTAACTCCTTATATGACGGCCAAAGGATTATTGACCACGATCATTGATCCCCGGGCCCGGTTCGTCTGTCCGTTGGCCCGGGAATATCAGCGTTCCGACTTCCATCCGGAATTTGTGCGGGCAGTGCAAAAAGTGGGGCAATTATTGATCAAGCACCAGGAGACCCAGGCATTCCTGCTTTGGTTAGCCGCCGTTATCGACGAATACCGGGAACTGCCGTTTTCCACAAAATGAACAATTTTGGGTGTCAATTGAAGGATGGTCCAAAAAGGAATTATTGCCCATTTTGTCATCGGTTTGTTACAATTTGTTAATTGAGCGAATGCTTTCCGGTGTTACAATGAGAAAAGATCGAAAATAAACGAATTGAGGATGGGTATGCGTCATTTCCGTTATTTGCTGTTCCTATTGCTGTTCTTGGTCACTCCAGTAACCACCACAACCGCCCCTGCTCCGGAATCCTCCCAACAACCGCTCTCCAACGAACTCTCGCTCGCGGATAAACAGGCGATGCAGCGGAAGATTCTCAATGAGATTCTAAACAAATACGAGGGCAACCAAACTTTCCTCAAACTTCATGAATACATGATCATCAAGTTTCAGCAACTGGCGAAACAACGCTCGCCCCGCCAGCCGGAACTGATTATTCGAGAGGCCTTTGAGCGTACCCAAGTTGTTTACGAAAAAACCAAACCGTTTGTTCGAAACAGCTTTCGTGATTTTAATCCCGACGCAGTGGAACGGTCGGTAGAAAAGTATCTATGGCTCAAGGGACTCTGCTTTTTGATCCTTGGCATCAACCAAGAGCACGAGATCGGTCTATCCTATTTCTATCTGCCCGAGAATCAAGGAATGAAAAAGGAATTGCTCCGCGATATTATCCACTATTCCTTTCCGGAAGTTCCCGATGTTCCGGCGAACCGCATCTGGTTTCAGAACATGGTCCAAGTCATGGATCGTCTGGGCTACAAAATCTTTAACATCAATAAATACTCTCCCGCCAAGAATCTCGCCGCTGCGCCAAACCGGGTTTCGTGACAGGAAATACAGGCCGGTTACTCCATGCCCGAACGAACTCCCGGCCGCGGCCGAGATCTTAAGCGGTGCGGGCGATCCGGGGTTAGTCTTGAGTTTCCACCTCTTCGACGGGATAATCCATTTCCCGAACGATTTTGCCGTCCGCAGTCAAGGCAATGGCATGACCCGCCCCGGAATAGATCCGGGCATAAACTCGCCTTCCGGAATTGTCCACTGTCAGCCAATGCTCATCCCAACTGCCCGGACCCAGCCGTTCCTCTACTGAGGCCGCGGCGGCCCGAAATTGCGGGTTCTGCTCAAACTTGGCCGCCTCCTCCCGGTTCAGCTCCTGAATATCCTCTTCCTCCAACTCCACAAAAAAACGGTTTTCAAAGACCGTCGGCTGATAATTATTCATGCGTTTTGTACGCCCCCTCATCCTAATTCTGCCCATCCTTTTCTGCATCTAAACAGCGGAAAGCGATCGTTTTTCAACTTACCCCGTTATCGTACCGCTCGACAGATCCGCCTTGGTCCGCGACGGGCCATGACTTTTCAACCCGGATTCCCTGCGTCGCCCGGCGTTTTTCCGAAATTACCTGAGTTCGTAATTTTTCATCGAGTAGGCTAAATTTTTGATCAGATAAAATTGCTTTTTTGACTATAAAAAGGTAAAATGTTGTTAGTTATTTGGCTAAAATTAGGTATTTCGGACCGGCTTTTTCGAGAAGTGGAGGAGAGGGAATTCCATGGTTTCACCCCATGCTTCGCCGTTTTTAGCGATGGAAGAACGCCTGCGAGTCCGCTTCCATGCCACGAATAATGAATTTATTTTTTTGCGAAAGGATCTCCGAAATATGACTCTACGGCGCTTGTGGGTCGGCTTGTTATTGCTTTTGGCGATTCATATCTCTCCAATTCAGGCTGTGACCAACCCGGATCCGGTCTCCTCCCCGGTTGTGAATGAGGTTAGCTTGGAACAAAAACGGGTCATCCGTAAACAATTGCTCTCTCAAATGGTTGAAAAGTATAACCAAAACCAAGTTTTCCCCCATATCCAAGCCTATATGGTCGAAAAATACCACCAGATGAAGAAAAAGACCAAACCGAAACCACCGGCGCAATTGATCGTGGACACCTTGGAGCGTTCGCGCTCGGTTTATGAGAAAACCCGCTCTTTTGTGGGAGAAAGTTTCAAACGGGTTTATAACCCTCTGCAAATCGAGAGCACCATCAACCGCTACCTCTGGCTAAAAGGGCTCTGCTTCTTAGTTTTGGGAATTAATGAAGAGCATAAAATTGCCCTCTCCTATTTCTATCAGCCCGGCAACGAGCAGGAAAAACTGGAGTTTCTTCACGACGCCATCCATTATTCGTTTCCGGAGATACCGGATGTACCCGCCAACAGCGCCTGGTACGAAGGCATGACCCCGGTGATGGATCGGCTCTGTTTCAAACTGTTTAATATCGATAAATACTCGCCGGGCAGCGCTCCGTCCTCGACTCCGACGGCCCCTTGACATCGGCGCGTCTTTCCTTCTATTTTTCGCACTCGCCGTCTGAATGTGAAATGCTGTTTTTTCGGCCATTCTTTCTTTTTTATCGAAAAAAGTTACAACAGCACTGCACATCTTTTCAGATACTCCATAATATAAACTGATGCAACTCCTAGAAAATCCTCATATTTCAGCATTTTTTCCTCCAATTGCCGCACGAATCGATACAGCGCCGGAACATCCTTACTCAGTTGCTGTGCATCCTTACTCAGTTGCTGTGCATCCTTACTCAGTTGCTGCGCATCCTTACTCAGTTGCTGTGCATCCTTACTCAGTTGCTGTGCATCCTTACTCAGTTGCTGTGCATCCTTACTCAGTTGCTGTGCATCCTTACTCGGTTACTGTGCATCCTTACTCAGTTGCTGTGCATCCTTACTCAGTTGCTGTGCATCCTTACTCGGTTACTGTGCATCCTTACTCGGTTACTGTGCATATTCGTTCAGTAGCCGATCTATATTTTTTCATCATTAAGACACTTTTGCCCCCATTACGGTCGACACCAAACCAACCGCAGATTTTATACAACCAGTCCAGTGTATTCCATTACGCTCAGCACACCGGGGTATAAACTACGTTTGAAGTATGGTGATTTCATTGATAATCCGGGTTAAATTGGTTGGATTTGAAGCGGATACGGGAGTTATTCTTTTACATAACGGAGATCTGGTAAAAATTCCTCGCAGTCTTTTACCGTATGACGCCAGGCCGGGTGATATCATTAAAATCCGTGTCGATAAGGGAGCTACTTTAAAACAAGGCGGCTAAGGATTTTTCATCAGGGGCAGCCCAGCGGGGCGGCCCCTTCAAATTAAAAAAGCATCGTAAAAGAAGCCCCGGTGGGGCTTCTTAATCGGACCATTTCATATAATCGATTCCGGGATCAACTTTTGGTTTTTCAGTGGTGCCGTCCTTCTGCTTCTGCTTGGATAAAGTGCGGGCCAGTTCCGCGGAGCTTTCCATGTTGGATTGCGCTTTTGTCCGTTGCGCTTGTTTCAGGTCCAAGTTTTTGGGTTGGTTCTGCTTTGACTGGTTCATTTAGAGCCACCTCCTCGGCATCTATTATGAACCTTTTTATGAAAAAAATGAGTTCCTCGAACCGGCGGTCTACTGTAGTCGAGCTTTCAGCTCCGGCGGGCGGCCGGTCCGTCATTCATGGCGCAATGCTTCGATAGGATGCAACCCCGCCGCTTTATACGCCGGGTAACCCCCAAAAAAAAGCCCGACCACGATCGAGAATCCGAATGACAGCAAGATGGATTGGAGCGAGATGACCGCCGCCCAACCGGTGATCTGGGTGACCAGTAACGCCAGCCCCCATCCAAGACTTATTCCGATTAATCCGCCAATCAGGCTGAGCACTACCGCTTCGATCAGGAAGAGCCCCAGGATCTCCGCTTTTTGCGCGCCGATGGCCTTGCGGATCCCGATCTCTTTAATCCGTTCGGTGACTGAGACCAACATGATATTCATGATCCCGATCCCGCCAACCAGCAATGAAACCGCGGCAATTCCGGCCAACAGCATCGTGAAGGTTTGAGTGGTCTGTTCGACCGTGGCCAGGATTTCCGCTTGATTGCGAACTGTAAATTTGCTCTCATCCTTGAATTTATAGTACAAGGCGGCATAAATCTGGTTATAGACGCTGTCCACTTGCTTTTCGTTTTCGGCCTGAATATAGATAGTACTGATATTCTGATTGCCGAAGATTCGCTGCTGCGCGGTTGTCAGCGGAATCAGGATCAGATCGTCGCTGTTGCCGAAACCGCTCTGCCCCTTTTCAGCCAGAACGCCGATGATTTGAAACCGGACGGTGCCAACCTTGATATCCTGCCCCAGCGGATCGGAGTCCGGATAAAGCTGCTGCGCCACGTAGGAGCCGATTACTGCCACCCGCCGCCGCGCATTCAGCTCAGATTCATCGAAGACCCGCCCTCCGGCCAATTGATAGTTACGGACCGTAAAATACGGGATGGTGCATCCGATCACTGAAGTCTGCATGCTGACAAAACCATTGCCAACCACATCGCTGCGCCGGGCTTCCGGGGCGATGGCGGCGATATCCGTAGAAGCTTCGGCAATAACCGGCAATATGTCATTGGTCAGTGGCTGACCGCCGCCGAAGGAACCG encodes the following:
- a CDS encoding ribonuclease J, with the protein product MGLFNKQDRVLLIPLGGLGEIGKNMMAVECNREILVIDAGLAFPDEDMLGIDLVIPDISYLVDNRERVKGILLTHGHEDHIGALPYVLKQLNVPIYGTKLTLGLAKGKFEEHNMVRDVRTVCVKAGDEVKIGNFSVEFIHVNHSIADVTALAIHTSVGVILHTADFKFDHTPVDGKVTDFRKLAELGDKGVLVLLSDSTNVEREGYTPSERELNKTFNELFVQAPGRILVATFASNIHRVQQIMDTAFHHERKVALVGRSMINVASIAMDLGYLKVPEGLLVDIDEIDRYPANRVAIITTGTQGEPMSALTRMATSDHRKINIVPGDTVLISASTIPGNEKLVARTINHLFKQGATVIYESDSGIHVSGHASQEEQKLMLNLVRPRYFVPVHGEYRHLVQHAHLAVELGIDSENVVIAENGDMIEVTREKIRIASKVASGKVFVDGLGVGDVGNIVLRDRKQLSQDGILIVVVTIDKESSRIVAGPDIVSRGFVYVRESEELIEEAKEKVKQAIENCSQNADWATMKNQIREILGKHLYGRMKRRPMILPIIMEV
- a CDS encoding ABC transporter permease, which produces MRVTENLTMAVKNLAANKIRSLLTMLGVIIGVAAVIVMVALGEGAKQQITQNITAMGSNLVMVFAGMGNSRGGSFGGGQPLTNDILPVIAEASTDIAAIAPEARRSDVVGNGFVSMQTSVIGCTIPYFTVRNYQLAGGRVFDESELNARRRVAVIGSYVAQQLYPDSDPLGQDIKVGTVRFQIIGVLAEKGQSGFGNSDDLILIPLTTAQQRIFGNQNISTIYIQAENEKQVDSVYNQIYAALYYKFKDESKFTVRNQAEILATVEQTTQTFTMLLAGIAAVSLLVGGIGIMNIMLVSVTERIKEIGIRKAIGAQKAEILGLFLIEAVVLSLIGGLIGISLGWGLALLVTQITGWAAVISLQSILLSFGFSIVVGLFFGGYPAYKAAGLHPIEALRHE
- a CDS encoding late competence development ComFB family protein — translated: MSLKNYMEDVVVEIFEEFHRQHPEFCACDRCRVDTVAIALSNLRGRYAVSPEGEVFAKLSREDRQVRADALRMIIEAAKQVSQQPHH
- the dprA gene encoding DNA-processing protein DprA, translated to MNTEELKYWLRWNRMPGIGSIRFFKLLEEFGNMKDAWHSPPERLLPIIGEKTVAALQRLRSWDPERELRLVQQFGFRVICYPEDNYPAPLKKIADPPPVLYTKGYFAHGDDMAVAIVGTRNPTPQGEYIAGELAMNLSHQGLTIVSGMARGIDSEAHRGALAAQGRTIAVLGCGLNIVYPSENGELMEQIAAHGAVISEYPLGTPPLASNFPARNRIISGLSLGVVVVEATQDSGSLITAGFALEQGREVFAVPGNIGNDGSKGPHKLLRQGAKLVEDYRDILAELSIPQLETAEVAAAEADVLNPSEQKIMATMSREPLHIDQILRRAGLAPAELNAVLIQLELKGLVKRFPGQLYLRIK
- a CDS encoding shikimate dehydrogenase; the encoded protein is MNQQRITGSTAVYGVFGDPVAHSLSPVMQNAAFAELNVNGVYLPFHVTLSQLPAAVQGIRALGIQGINLTIPLKQAVIPELDEIVGDSLQSGSVNTIMNRNGRLIGTSTDGSGFIQSLREDGQFDPTGKNILMLGAGGSAAALLYRLVASNVRSITVVNRDPKRVADLRDQVRDRTGFEVILARLDQLEALDWSRFQLLINTTSVGLHEDASLVQSKLFHERLLVYDLVYRKGDTRLINEARQAGCPTLTGLSLLLYQGAQSFSLWLDREAPIAKMRQVLETYQA
- a CDS encoding superoxide dismutase family protein, with the translated sequence MPLPQWNGWQPSGDPMAVAEIAGGPLAPDIRGLVLFQDVPGGTWVSVNVSGLPPYRPASGNQAPIGPHGFHIHETDSCAPGDPTNPFQGAGEHWNPTRQPHGNHAGDFPALFSNNGRALMGFFTDRFRVDEVIGHSVIIHQNPDDYRSQPAGASGKRLACGVIRPYPSQ